The following proteins are co-located in the Microcoleus sp. bin38.metabat.b11b12b14.051 genome:
- a CDS encoding ribulose bisphosphate carboxylase small subunit: MAVRNIAAPPTPWSKNLAEPKIHETAYVHSFSNIIGDVHIGSNVMIAPGTSIRADEGTPFYIGAGSNIQDGVVIHGLEQGRVTGDDDKSYSVWVGKNTSLTHMSLIHGPAYVGDDCFIGFRSTVFNARVGNGCIVMMHVLIQDVEIPPGKYIPSGAIITNQQQADRLPDVQDSDVKFATHVIGINDALRAGYRCADNIACLAPIRNEQAKNSNITQMTYSTQTGTQLSSSLADSIRNLLAQGYSVGAEHADARRFRTGSWRTCGPISSTRDSEVIAALSACMADHQGEYVRLIGIDTKAKRRVLEEIVQRPGDNGSNGSNGAKTHQSNGNGKVAQGSGSNGKLSDATVAQIRGLLAQGYKVGTEHADARRFRTGSWQSGASLQVRNESEAIAALESVMNQHTGEYVRLIGIDSKAKRRVVEEIIQRPDGPVAESAKPAATSGFKAASTGSAGSGKLTGKTIDQIRNLLSQGYKIGTEHADVRRFRTGSWSSCAPISSTRESEVISALEGCMTQHSGDYVRLLGIDSKAKRRVLEEIIQRP, from the coding sequence ATGGCAGTCCGCAACATTGCGGCTCCCCCGACGCCTTGGTCGAAAAACTTGGCTGAGCCCAAAATTCACGAAACCGCCTACGTACATTCCTTTTCTAACATTATTGGGGATGTGCATATCGGTTCAAATGTGATGATTGCCCCCGGGACATCTATCCGCGCCGATGAAGGCACTCCGTTTTATATCGGAGCAGGAAGCAACATTCAAGACGGAGTAGTGATTCACGGCCTAGAACAAGGCCGAGTCACAGGAGATGACGACAAATCTTATTCCGTATGGGTGGGGAAAAATACTTCCCTCACCCACATGAGTTTAATTCACGGGCCGGCCTACGTGGGCGACGATTGCTTTATCGGCTTTCGCTCTACGGTGTTCAACGCCAGAGTAGGAAATGGCTGCATTGTGATGATGCACGTATTAATTCAAGATGTGGAGATTCCCCCCGGTAAGTACATACCTTCGGGAGCCATCATCACAAATCAGCAGCAAGCCGATCGCCTGCCTGATGTTCAAGATTCAGATGTTAAATTTGCGACCCACGTCATAGGAATCAATGACGCTCTAAGAGCCGGTTATCGCTGCGCTGACAACATCGCTTGTCTAGCACCAATTCGCAACGAGCAAGCTAAAAACTCAAATATCACTCAAATGACTTATTCTACCCAAACCGGCACCCAATTGAGTTCTTCTCTAGCCGATAGCATCCGTAATTTACTAGCCCAAGGATACAGCGTAGGAGCAGAACACGCCGACGCCCGCCGCTTCCGCACAGGTTCTTGGCGCACTTGCGGCCCAATTTCCTCAACTCGCGACTCAGAAGTAATCGCTGCTTTGTCAGCCTGCATGGCCGATCACCAAGGCGAATACGTCCGCTTGATCGGAATTGACACCAAAGCCAAGCGCCGCGTACTAGAAGAAATCGTCCAAAGACCGGGAGACAACGGCTCTAACGGTTCTAACGGCGCTAAAACTCACCAATCAAACGGTAACGGTAAAGTTGCACAAGGTTCCGGGTCAAACGGCAAATTGAGCGACGCCACAGTGGCTCAGATTCGCGGCTTGCTAGCTCAAGGCTATAAGGTGGGAACTGAACACGCTGACGCCCGCCGCTTCCGCACTGGTTCTTGGCAAAGCGGGGCTTCGCTGCAAGTTAGAAATGAATCTGAGGCGATCGCCGCTTTGGAATCTGTGATGAACCAACATACAGGCGAATACGTGCGCTTAATCGGGATTGACTCGAAAGCCAAGCGTCGCGTAGTTGAAGAAATTATTCAACGCCCCGACGGCCCGGTTGCTGAATCGGCTAAGCCAGCCGCAACATCTGGATTCAAAGCAGCTTCGACTGGTTCGGCTGGTAGCGGCAAGTTGACCGGCAAGACGATCGACCAAATCCGCAACCTGCTTTCCCAAGGCTACAAAATTGGCACGGAACACGCCGACGTTCGCCGTTTCCGCACCGGTTCTTGGAGCAGTTGCGCCCCGATATCATCTACCCGCGAATCCGAAGTAATTTCGGCTCTCGAAGGCTGCA
- a CDS encoding EutN/CcmL family microcompartment protein, with product MQMAKVLGTVVSTQKEPTLRGSKFLLLQFINEEGSPVPGYEVAADCVGAGIDEWVLVTRGSAARIAPGSENRPIDALVVGIIDTVNVENRLIYSKKDDPYR from the coding sequence ATGCAAATGGCCAAAGTTCTCGGGACAGTTGTCAGTACCCAAAAAGAGCCGACGCTCAGAGGATCGAAATTTCTACTGCTGCAATTCATCAATGAGGAAGGTTCGCCAGTTCCCGGCTATGAAGTAGCCGCTGACTGTGTGGGCGCTGGTATAGATGAGTGGGTTTTAGTCACCCGCGGCAGCGCAGCCCGGATCGCGCCTGGGAGCGAAAATCGTCCGATCGATGCTCTAGTAGTAGGCATTATAGATACTGTCAATGTAGAAAATCGCCTCATTTACAGTAAAAAAGACGACCCGTACCGCTAG
- a CDS encoding carbon dioxide-concentrating mechanism protein CcmK: MAIAVGMIETLGFPAVVEAADAMVKAARVTLVGYEKIGSARVTVIVRGDVSEVQASVAAGVESVKRVNGGQVMSTHIIARPHENLEYVLPIRYTEAVEQFREGVSGIRPLNRS; encoded by the coding sequence ATGGCAATTGCAGTTGGCATGATCGAAACCTTAGGCTTCCCCGCAGTAGTAGAAGCCGCTGACGCGATGGTCAAAGCAGCCCGCGTCACCTTGGTAGGATACGAAAAAATCGGTAGCGCTCGCGTTACTGTCATTGTAAGAGGAGATGTCTCGGAAGTGCAAGCTTCCGTCGCCGCCGGAGTAGAGTCAGTGAAGCGCGTTAACGGCGGACAAGTGATGTCCACCCACATTATCGCCCGCCCTCACGAAAACTTGGAATACGTGCTACCCATTCGCTACACCGAAGCTGTAGAACAGTTCCGCGAAGGCGTCAGCGGCATTCGCCCTCTCAACAGATCTTAA
- a CDS encoding carbon dioxide-concentrating mechanism protein CcmK gives MSIAVGMIETKGFPAVVEAADAMVKAARVTLVGYEKIGSARVTVIVRGNVSEVQASVAAGVESVKRVNGGEVVSTHIIARPHENLEYVLPIRYTEAVEQFRGY, from the coding sequence ATGTCAATTGCCGTGGGAATGATTGAGACAAAAGGTTTTCCCGCTGTTGTGGAAGCTGCCGACGCTATGGTTAAAGCTGCTCGCGTTACCCTCGTGGGCTATGAAAAAATCGGCAGCGCTCGCGTCACCGTAATTGTGCGCGGCAACGTGTCGGAAGTCCAAGCCTCAGTTGCAGCAGGAGTGGAATCCGTCAAGCGGGTGAACGGCGGAGAAGTCGTCTCTACCCACATCATCGCTCGCCCCCACGAAAACCTAGAATACGTTCTACCAATTCGTTATACAGAAGCAGTAGAGCAGTTCCGAGGCTACTAA